From Desulfomonilaceae bacterium, the proteins below share one genomic window:
- a CDS encoding PAS domain-containing protein: MLWDVNIQTGVAAYWPERLSTSGYSIDEIAPNITAWGTRVHPEDSNRIRKAFNAHAKGRLPLFECEYRLRAKNGRWKWILSRGKIVELDSGGNPLRIIGTSFDISAQKNAELIVQKYHEQLERQVEERTAELERALQDLKQKTEEQALLLNTIDVQVWYLTDPGTYGLVNQSTADFLGVQLETIPGKRLSEFYSPDVVAVWEASNTEVFQSRQTVYTEELTPNAAGEPRWMSITKTPKLDQYGNVEYVVCAGTDITERKRLEEENLEMERKLLHAQKLESLAVMAGGIAHDFNNQLAVVLGNLELGLMDLAPDSVVRPSVMNAIQAAKRSAELCRQIQIYTGNTFYNPLDLDLNELLNTNPIPMQLRVSRNVTLNLESHNTLPPIKGDPDQIQCLVTNILVNASEAVGDKNGEVRLSTGVIDCDAEYLSRSRIEEKPEPGRFVFLEVTDTGYGMDADTQRRLFDPFFSTKFWGRGLGMSKVIGITKGHHGAIIVDSEVGKGTTIRVLFPVQEEVQDSFVTHNKAAETKSPVSDIARRKTILVVEDETGVRDLAVRRLDVLGYDTIVAGDGEEGVNVFRERPNEIDLVMLDFKMPKMNGVETFGELIRIKPDVRVMLCSGYTEDVVMQSFPGQRPAVVLHKPYNMEELKTELDRLLS; the protein is encoded by the coding sequence GTGCTGTGGGACGTCAATATTCAGACTGGTGTGGCTGCGTATTGGCCAGAGCGCCTCTCTACGTCCGGATACTCGATTGATGAGATTGCGCCCAACATTACTGCTTGGGGAACACGAGTCCATCCCGAAGACAGCAATCGGATAAGAAAGGCCTTCAACGCCCATGCTAAAGGTAGGCTTCCTCTATTCGAATGTGAATACAGGCTCCGGGCCAAGAACGGCCGATGGAAGTGGATATTGTCCCGGGGGAAGATAGTGGAGCTAGATAGCGGCGGCAATCCTCTGAGAATTATAGGAACCAGTTTCGACATCAGTGCACAGAAAAATGCAGAATTGATTGTGCAAAAGTATCATGAGCAGCTCGAAAGGCAGGTAGAGGAGCGTACCGCTGAACTGGAGCGGGCGTTACAAGACCTGAAACAGAAAACAGAAGAACAGGCCCTTCTTCTAAATACGATAGATGTTCAGGTCTGGTACCTCACCGATCCCGGGACGTATGGTTTAGTCAACCAATCTACGGCTGACTTCCTTGGTGTACAACTCGAAACAATTCCAGGAAAGCGACTGAGCGAATTCTACAGCCCTGACGTGGTAGCTGTTTGGGAGGCTAGTAATACGGAGGTTTTTCAATCTAGACAAACCGTCTATACAGAAGAATTGACACCAAACGCCGCAGGGGAACCAAGATGGATGTCAATCACCAAGACCCCTAAGCTGGATCAGTATGGCAACGTAGAATATGTTGTGTGCGCCGGAACCGATATTACTGAGCGCAAACGCTTAGAAGAAGAGAACCTTGAGATGGAACGCAAGCTTCTCCATGCTCAAAAGCTCGAGAGTCTCGCTGTGATGGCTGGAGGTATCGCACATGACTTCAACAACCAGTTGGCGGTAGTCTTGGGCAACCTGGAACTGGGCCTTATGGATTTGGCTCCCGATTCGGTGGTCAGACCGAGCGTAATGAACGCCATTCAGGCGGCCAAACGATCAGCGGAACTCTGCCGCCAGATACAGATATACACAGGCAACACCTTTTATAACCCTTTAGATTTGGATCTCAACGAGTTGTTGAACACAAACCCCATTCCAATGCAATTGCGTGTTTCCAGAAATGTCACTCTCAACTTGGAAAGCCACAATACACTTCCACCCATTAAGGGAGATCCGGATCAAATACAATGTTTGGTTACGAATATTCTGGTCAACGCCTCTGAGGCGGTTGGTGATAAGAACGGCGAGGTTCGACTTTCTACAGGAGTCATTGATTGCGATGCGGAGTATTTGAGCCGTAGTCGCATCGAAGAGAAGCCCGAACCAGGTCGGTTTGTCTTTCTAGAGGTTACCGACACTGGTTACGGCATGGACGCTGATACTCAGCGCAGGCTCTTTGATCCATTCTTTTCGACCAAATTCTGGGGTCGTGGCCTTGGCATGTCCAAAGTGATAGGGATAACGAAGGGACATCATGGCGCCATAATAGTGGACAGCGAGGTTGGGAAGGGAACTACAATACGTGTTCTGTTTCCTGTGCAGGAAGAGGTCCAGGACTCATTTGTTACACACAACAAAGCTGCGGAAACTAAATCACCGGTGTCCGACATTGCCAGGCGAAAAACTATTCTTGTAGTTGAGGATGAGACAGGGGTTCGTGATCTTGCTGTTAGACGACTAGATGTCTTAGGCTACGACACGATTGTGGCTGGGGATGGAGAGGAAGGGGTAAATGTTTTTCGAGAGCGCCCGAACGAAATTGATCTGGTGATGCTCGACTTCAAGATGCCAAAAATGAATGGAGTTGAAACATTCGGGGAACTCATACGGATCAAGCCGGATGTCAGGGTTATGCTTTGCAGTGGATACACTGAAGATGTTGTAATGCAGAGCTTTCCGGGACAACGTCCTGCCGTTGTCTTGCATAAACCCTATAATATGGAGGAATTGAAGACGGAACTGGATCGTTTGTTAAGCTAG